The window TTGTTCCAATTCAGTTGCTCATTTACagtagaaaacaatccttgcctaTAACAGATCTTAtgtaattgcatggcttgttagtgttttaactctgcaatgtcaggtcattctgATATCATGACctatcatttttttccctttctaaggatgtcATTCacatgatttgaagcctaaaagtgatgagtaattttcagtccttcacttttttctcttccgtcTCCTTCTAAGAGGGTATGATGAATGCACACAGCTGTAAATGCAAACAAGCTATAGGCAGAAGGACAACTGctgattcctttgtcattttcatcttactgcaaataaggagccattaaaaacagtgaatgcagcaatTTAAGACTAAAGTAAGCAATTAATGGTGGTAAATGttaacaactaaaatgaagcagaaaaatgttgcaTGAGCAATAATGCCTCaacagcaataactgacttcatTAACCTATTGGGTTGGAAGAAAATCtgtagccattgcggccctccaggaccaatgcTGATCACCACTGCTGTAGTGGATACACACTGCAGTGCATTCACCCAACTGCAGTATACCTAGAACATTCTAGAGCTCTGTTGGAGTAGTAAGCAATTGATCTGGTTATTACTAGCTTACTAACTACGTCTCACTAGCATTTAGATGACCACTCAACTTGTGGTGTGGGACTGCTGGGTGTGCCTTCTAAGGCTggtgggatggatggatatattgtatAGAAAGCTTTAGGTTTGATTCCTGTGTATACAACCAtgatttgttttcttctgtccatTTCAGGTCTACTGACAATAGCTCATTCCTCATCCATGGATTCAACATACTTCAATCAAACCTTTGGGAACTGCAGCAGTGAAAGCTCCCTTGAAAACGTTTTGTTTGCTGCTTTTTACCTGGTCATATTCTTGTTGGCTCTTGTAGGGAATGGACTTGCTCTGTGGGTCTTCTCTGGGCAACGTGGGCCTTCCTCTCCAGCCAACATTTTTCTGGTACATTTGGCTGTGGCAGATCTATCTTATGTGGCAATCCTGCCACTGAGAGCTGTGTATCACTTGCTAGGGGGACACTGGCCCTTTGGGGAAATCCCATGTCGGATATCAGgcttccttttctatgttaatatgTACGCTAGCCTTTATTTCCTGGCTTGTGTGGCAGGTGACCGCTACTTGGCTGTTGTGCATGCTGTGCGCTCCCTGAAAATTCGCCGTTCCCGATATGCTCATTTTGTTAGTGCAGGACTGTGGATCCTCGTGACTGTGTCTATGGCACCCCTGCTGGTATCTGGACAAACTGCACAAGTGGACAACATCACAGTCTGTTTGCAGCTGTACCGGGAAAAGGCTTCCAAGAGCGCTCTGATCTCCCTTGCTTTGGCCTTCACTCCTCCCTTCCTTGTCACACTCACCAGTTATCTCCTGATTGCCCAGAGTCTTAGACAAGGCGTGAGACTTGAGCCTGGTCTCAAATCCAAGGCTCTACGCACCATCAGCTTGGTGCTTCTCATATACCTTGTATGCTTTCTTCCTTATCACATTAGCCGGGCCACCTTCATTCTCACACATGGTGAGCCCACAGCTCCCTGCCCACTCAGAAGGACTTTGCTCTTGGGCAATCGTGTGACCTCTTTCCTCACTTGTC of the Erpetoichthys calabaricus chromosome 2, fErpCal1.3, whole genome shotgun sequence genome contains:
- the gpr17 gene encoding uracil nucleotide/cysteinyl leukotriene receptor — protein: MICFLLSISGLLTIAHSSSMDSTYFNQTFGNCSSESSLENVLFAAFYLVIFLLALVGNGLALWVFSGQRGPSSPANIFLVHLAVADLSYVAILPLRAVYHLLGGHWPFGEIPCRISGFLFYVNMYASLYFLACVAGDRYLAVVHAVRSLKIRRSRYAHFVSAGLWILVTVSMAPLLVSGQTAQVDNITVCLQLYREKASKSALISLALAFTPPFLVTLTSYLLIAQSLRQGVRLEPGLKSKALRTISLVLLIYLVCFLPYHISRATFILTHGEPTAPCPLRRTLLLGNRVTSFLTCLNGTLDPLVYIFGAEKFRDGLQRLLCRGKAEPSVVTSGEGKVTHESSISAKSEL